In Mercenaria mercenaria strain notata chromosome 13, MADL_Memer_1, whole genome shotgun sequence, a single window of DNA contains:
- the LOC123528873 gene encoding emerin homolog 1-like — protein MATDISDLTDEELRGQLIDYGVNVGPIVSSTRLFYEKKLAKLIDSGGVPPPQPETEESEEEEEEEEEEEEVQFNYRTQQQQSIPRPTGRPQHTSTPITQTYEPVTQARVATPTTATRRNVSERGDEQTTTGSKPKESGRESRGGGISMWIKLLFVIFVAFLVYLVIINMNPSAENKIPLTFQENV, from the exons ATGGCAACAGACATTTCTGATTTAACAGATGAAGAGCTAAGAGGACAGCTGATAGACTATGGTGTCAATGTTGGACCAATTGTCT CTAGTACACGACTgttttatgagaagaagttgGCCAAGTTGATAGATTCTGGTGGTGTACCTCCACCACAACCAGAAACAGAGGAGTCAGAAG AGGAAGAAGAAGaggaggaagaagaagaagaagtacagtTTAATTACAG aacaCAGCAACAACAGAGTATTCCCAGACCTACAGGGCGGCCACAACATACAAGCACACCTATCACACAGACTTACGAACCAGTTACACAGGCACGGGTAGCCACCCCTACCACAGCCACACGCAGGAATGTGTCCGA GCGAGGAGATGAACAAACAACAACAGGAAGTAAACCAAAGGAATCTGGAAGAGAGAGTAGAGGCGGTGGTATTTCCATGTGGATCAAGCTGCTTTTTGTTATCTTTGTGGCGTTTCTCGTCTATCTGGTGATAATCAACATGAACCCTTCAGCAGAAAACAAAATACCATTGACTTTTCAGGAGAATGTGTGA
- the LOC123528872 gene encoding DNA-(apurinic or apyrimidinic site) endonuclease 2-like isoform X2: MIWDMLDEPTAIVDGYNSYYSFSRKRSGYSGTANFCRDSVTPVCAEEGLAGTLTVSETGSVGNYGNQTTFSDDELKDLDAEGRTVITQHRIRLEDGTEKDLAVINVYCPRFDPERHDRHHYKLRFYALLQTRAEALLKSGSHVIILGDINTTHKDIDHCDPDDEASNKRPSRLWLNQMFWEQDKDPSLDTDIDKEEFSAATPYTVGGKFVDTYRFFYPEKEGAFTNWCTLTNARATNFGRRLDYILADIDLANKCLKDASIMQDVEGSDHCPIKIELNCKCLPAKTCPPLCTKFMPEFSGKQQKLSTFFTKLTKKEVNSSLNICKNNKESENIVKKEEPKSSPEGVKSLKRPEKSNSFSQPLKRQKTTELKKTDSSSKQASLMSFFNKGAESKKRALKINQTMKVEQNKSSDKLETMETSSKYFSNEDKTRSNPEADDNEGKTAKTTSIVNENTSETANAWKNLLGGLGPAPLCKGHNEPCVLRMVKKPGPNKGKQFYTCARGEGLKSNPEARCDFFKWVVKKKT; the protein is encoded by the exons ATGATAT GGGACATGCTGGATGAGCCTACAGCTATTGTTGATGGCTACAATTCTTACTACAGCTTCTCTAGGAAAAGAAGTGGATATTCAG GCACAGCCAACTTCTGTAGGGACAGCGTAACACCAGTCTGTGCAGAGGAAGGTCTGGCTGGTACACTGACTGTCAGTGAGACAGGAAGTGTAGGTAACTATGGTAACCAAACAACATTCAGTGATGATGAACTGAAGGACCTTGATGCAGAAGGCAGGACTGTGATCACACAACACAGGATTAG GCTTGAAGATGGGACTGAGAAAGACTTGGCTGTGATCAATGTATATTGTCCCAGATTTGACCCAGAAAGACATGACCGCCACCACTATAAACTGAGGTTTTATGCTCTACTTCAGACAAGAGCTGAGGCATTGTTAAAGAGTGGAAG TCATGTAATAATCCTGGGAGATATCAACACAACACACAAAGATATAGACCATTGTGATCCTGATGATGAA GCGTCAAACAAGAGACCAAGCAGACTATGGTTAAACCAGATGTTTTGGGAACAAGACAAGGATCCGAGCCTTGATACCGATATTGACAAGGAGGAATTTAGTGCTGCTACTCCGTATACAGTTGGTGGGAAGTTTGTCGATACTTACAGATTCTTCTATCCTGAAAAG GAAGGTGCATTTACCAACTGGTGTACTCTGACCAATGCCAGAGCTACAAACTTCGGTAGAAGACTGGATTATATTCTAGCAGACATTGATCTTGCCAACAAATGTCTCAAGGATGCCAGCATCATGCAGGATGTAGAGGGCTCAGACCACTGTCCTATAAAGATCGAATTAAATTGTAAATGTTTACCAGCAAAAACCTGCCCTCCGCTGTGTACCAAATTTATGCCCGAGTTCAGTGGTAAACAACAGAAGTTATCTACATTCTTCACAAAGTTAACAAAGAAAGAGGTTAACAGTTCTCTCAATATCtgcaaaaataataaagaaagtgaAAACATTGTGAAAAAGGAAGAACCAAAAAGTAGTCCGGAAGgtgtaaaaagtttaaaaagaccAGAAAAATCAAATAGTTTTTCACAGCCATTAAAAAGACAGAAAACTACGGAGTTGAAAAAAACTGACAGCAGTTCCAAACAAGCAAGTTTAATGTCTTTCTTTAACAAAGGGGCAGAATCTAAGAAAAGGGCTTTAAAGATAAATCAGACTATGAAAGTAGAGCAGAACAAAAGTTCGGATAAACTTGAAACCATGGAAACATCAAGCAAGTATTTCAGTAACGAGGATAAAACTAGGTCTAATCCTGAGGCAGATGATAATGAGGGTAAAACAGCAAAGACAACTAGCATTGTTAATGAAAACACCTCAGAAACTGCAAATGCATGGAAGAATCTGTTAGGTGGACTTGGCCCGGCTCCCTTGTGCAAAGGTCACAACGAACCATGTGTGTTACGAATGGTAAAAAAGCCGGGCCCAAACAAAGGGAAGCAATTCTATACCTGTGCAAGAGGAGAGGGTTTGAAATCCAATCCAGAGGCAAGGTGCGACTTCTTTAAGTGGGTCGTGAAAAAGAAGACATGA
- the LOC123528872 gene encoding DNA-(apurinic or apyrimidinic site) endonuclease 2-like isoform X1 translates to MRILSWNINGIRASKLNLKDLFESFNADVICLQETKVTRDMLDEPTAIVDGYNSYYSFSRKRSGYSGTANFCRDSVTPVCAEEGLAGTLTVSETGSVGNYGNQTTFSDDELKDLDAEGRTVITQHRIRLEDGTEKDLAVINVYCPRFDPERHDRHHYKLRFYALLQTRAEALLKSGSHVIILGDINTTHKDIDHCDPDDEASNKRPSRLWLNQMFWEQDKDPSLDTDIDKEEFSAATPYTVGGKFVDTYRFFYPEKEGAFTNWCTLTNARATNFGRRLDYILADIDLANKCLKDASIMQDVEGSDHCPIKIELNCKCLPAKTCPPLCTKFMPEFSGKQQKLSTFFTKLTKKEVNSSLNICKNNKESENIVKKEEPKSSPEGVKSLKRPEKSNSFSQPLKRQKTTELKKTDSSSKQASLMSFFNKGAESKKRALKINQTMKVEQNKSSDKLETMETSSKYFSNEDKTRSNPEADDNEGKTAKTTSIVNENTSETANAWKNLLGGLGPAPLCKGHNEPCVLRMVKKPGPNKGKQFYTCARGEGLKSNPEARCDFFKWVVKKKT, encoded by the exons ATGAGAATCTTGTCTTGGAACATTAACGGGATTAGAGCtagtaaattaaatttaaaagatcTATTTGAGTCTTTTAATGCTGATGTAATATGTCTTCAAGAAACAAAAGTAACTC GGGACATGCTGGATGAGCCTACAGCTATTGTTGATGGCTACAATTCTTACTACAGCTTCTCTAGGAAAAGAAGTGGATATTCAG GCACAGCCAACTTCTGTAGGGACAGCGTAACACCAGTCTGTGCAGAGGAAGGTCTGGCTGGTACACTGACTGTCAGTGAGACAGGAAGTGTAGGTAACTATGGTAACCAAACAACATTCAGTGATGATGAACTGAAGGACCTTGATGCAGAAGGCAGGACTGTGATCACACAACACAGGATTAG GCTTGAAGATGGGACTGAGAAAGACTTGGCTGTGATCAATGTATATTGTCCCAGATTTGACCCAGAAAGACATGACCGCCACCACTATAAACTGAGGTTTTATGCTCTACTTCAGACAAGAGCTGAGGCATTGTTAAAGAGTGGAAG TCATGTAATAATCCTGGGAGATATCAACACAACACACAAAGATATAGACCATTGTGATCCTGATGATGAA GCGTCAAACAAGAGACCAAGCAGACTATGGTTAAACCAGATGTTTTGGGAACAAGACAAGGATCCGAGCCTTGATACCGATATTGACAAGGAGGAATTTAGTGCTGCTACTCCGTATACAGTTGGTGGGAAGTTTGTCGATACTTACAGATTCTTCTATCCTGAAAAG GAAGGTGCATTTACCAACTGGTGTACTCTGACCAATGCCAGAGCTACAAACTTCGGTAGAAGACTGGATTATATTCTAGCAGACATTGATCTTGCCAACAAATGTCTCAAGGATGCCAGCATCATGCAGGATGTAGAGGGCTCAGACCACTGTCCTATAAAGATCGAATTAAATTGTAAATGTTTACCAGCAAAAACCTGCCCTCCGCTGTGTACCAAATTTATGCCCGAGTTCAGTGGTAAACAACAGAAGTTATCTACATTCTTCACAAAGTTAACAAAGAAAGAGGTTAACAGTTCTCTCAATATCtgcaaaaataataaagaaagtgaAAACATTGTGAAAAAGGAAGAACCAAAAAGTAGTCCGGAAGgtgtaaaaagtttaaaaagaccAGAAAAATCAAATAGTTTTTCACAGCCATTAAAAAGACAGAAAACTACGGAGTTGAAAAAAACTGACAGCAGTTCCAAACAAGCAAGTTTAATGTCTTTCTTTAACAAAGGGGCAGAATCTAAGAAAAGGGCTTTAAAGATAAATCAGACTATGAAAGTAGAGCAGAACAAAAGTTCGGATAAACTTGAAACCATGGAAACATCAAGCAAGTATTTCAGTAACGAGGATAAAACTAGGTCTAATCCTGAGGCAGATGATAATGAGGGTAAAACAGCAAAGACAACTAGCATTGTTAATGAAAACACCTCAGAAACTGCAAATGCATGGAAGAATCTGTTAGGTGGACTTGGCCCGGCTCCCTTGTGCAAAGGTCACAACGAACCATGTGTGTTACGAATGGTAAAAAAGCCGGGCCCAAACAAAGGGAAGCAATTCTATACCTGTGCAAGAGGAGAGGGTTTGAAATCCAATCCAGAGGCAAGGTGCGACTTCTTTAAGTGGGTCGTGAAAAAGAAGACATGA
- the LOC123528872 gene encoding DNA-(apurinic or apyrimidinic site) endonuclease 2-like isoform X3, producing MLDEPTAIVDGYNSYYSFSRKRSGYSGTANFCRDSVTPVCAEEGLAGTLTVSETGSVGNYGNQTTFSDDELKDLDAEGRTVITQHRIRLEDGTEKDLAVINVYCPRFDPERHDRHHYKLRFYALLQTRAEALLKSGSHVIILGDINTTHKDIDHCDPDDEASNKRPSRLWLNQMFWEQDKDPSLDTDIDKEEFSAATPYTVGGKFVDTYRFFYPEKEGAFTNWCTLTNARATNFGRRLDYILADIDLANKCLKDASIMQDVEGSDHCPIKIELNCKCLPAKTCPPLCTKFMPEFSGKQQKLSTFFTKLTKKEVNSSLNICKNNKESENIVKKEEPKSSPEGVKSLKRPEKSNSFSQPLKRQKTTELKKTDSSSKQASLMSFFNKGAESKKRALKINQTMKVEQNKSSDKLETMETSSKYFSNEDKTRSNPEADDNEGKTAKTTSIVNENTSETANAWKNLLGGLGPAPLCKGHNEPCVLRMVKKPGPNKGKQFYTCARGEGLKSNPEARCDFFKWVVKKKT from the exons ATGCTGGATGAGCCTACAGCTATTGTTGATGGCTACAATTCTTACTACAGCTTCTCTAGGAAAAGAAGTGGATATTCAG GCACAGCCAACTTCTGTAGGGACAGCGTAACACCAGTCTGTGCAGAGGAAGGTCTGGCTGGTACACTGACTGTCAGTGAGACAGGAAGTGTAGGTAACTATGGTAACCAAACAACATTCAGTGATGATGAACTGAAGGACCTTGATGCAGAAGGCAGGACTGTGATCACACAACACAGGATTAG GCTTGAAGATGGGACTGAGAAAGACTTGGCTGTGATCAATGTATATTGTCCCAGATTTGACCCAGAAAGACATGACCGCCACCACTATAAACTGAGGTTTTATGCTCTACTTCAGACAAGAGCTGAGGCATTGTTAAAGAGTGGAAG TCATGTAATAATCCTGGGAGATATCAACACAACACACAAAGATATAGACCATTGTGATCCTGATGATGAA GCGTCAAACAAGAGACCAAGCAGACTATGGTTAAACCAGATGTTTTGGGAACAAGACAAGGATCCGAGCCTTGATACCGATATTGACAAGGAGGAATTTAGTGCTGCTACTCCGTATACAGTTGGTGGGAAGTTTGTCGATACTTACAGATTCTTCTATCCTGAAAAG GAAGGTGCATTTACCAACTGGTGTACTCTGACCAATGCCAGAGCTACAAACTTCGGTAGAAGACTGGATTATATTCTAGCAGACATTGATCTTGCCAACAAATGTCTCAAGGATGCCAGCATCATGCAGGATGTAGAGGGCTCAGACCACTGTCCTATAAAGATCGAATTAAATTGTAAATGTTTACCAGCAAAAACCTGCCCTCCGCTGTGTACCAAATTTATGCCCGAGTTCAGTGGTAAACAACAGAAGTTATCTACATTCTTCACAAAGTTAACAAAGAAAGAGGTTAACAGTTCTCTCAATATCtgcaaaaataataaagaaagtgaAAACATTGTGAAAAAGGAAGAACCAAAAAGTAGTCCGGAAGgtgtaaaaagtttaaaaagaccAGAAAAATCAAATAGTTTTTCACAGCCATTAAAAAGACAGAAAACTACGGAGTTGAAAAAAACTGACAGCAGTTCCAAACAAGCAAGTTTAATGTCTTTCTTTAACAAAGGGGCAGAATCTAAGAAAAGGGCTTTAAAGATAAATCAGACTATGAAAGTAGAGCAGAACAAAAGTTCGGATAAACTTGAAACCATGGAAACATCAAGCAAGTATTTCAGTAACGAGGATAAAACTAGGTCTAATCCTGAGGCAGATGATAATGAGGGTAAAACAGCAAAGACAACTAGCATTGTTAATGAAAACACCTCAGAAACTGCAAATGCATGGAAGAATCTGTTAGGTGGACTTGGCCCGGCTCCCTTGTGCAAAGGTCACAACGAACCATGTGTGTTACGAATGGTAAAAAAGCCGGGCCCAAACAAAGGGAAGCAATTCTATACCTGTGCAAGAGGAGAGGGTTTGAAATCCAATCCAGAGGCAAGGTGCGACTTCTTTAAGTGGGTCGTGAAAAAGAAGACATGA